In Melopsittacus undulatus isolate bMelUnd1 chromosome 6, bMelUnd1.mat.Z, whole genome shotgun sequence, the following proteins share a genomic window:
- the CACYBP gene encoding calcyclin-binding protein produces the protein MAAAREELLKDLEEVKELLTKATRNRVRDVLMTEKHRLELEIKNQPPPKPKDAVEEEKVSLGGYTVKINNYGWDQSDKFIKIYISLNGVQKLPAENVQVNFTERSFDLLVKNLNGKNYTMTFNNLLKPIAVEGSSRKIKTDMVLVMCRKKREEKWECLTQVEKESKEKEKAAYDTSDPSEGLMNLLKKMYAEGDDEMKRTINKAWVESREKQSKGDMPMDI, from the exons ATGGCTGCAGCGCGCGAGGAG TTACTGAAAGATttggaagaagtaaaagaaTTGCTTACAAAGGCCACGAGGAATCGAGTTCGTGATGTCCTGATGACAGAGAAACACAGGCTAGAGCTAGAAATCAAGAATCAGCCTCCACCGAAGCCAAAAGATGcagtggaggaagaaaaggtgtCACTGGGAGGGTACACGGTGAAAATAAACAATTATG GTTGGGATCAGTCAGATAAGTTTATTAAGATTTACATCTCTTTAAATGGAGTCCAGAAGCTTCCAGCTGAGAATGTGCAGGTGAATTTCACAGAGAG GTCGTTTGATCTGCTAGTGAAGAATCTGAATGGGAAGAACTACACCATGACCTTCAACAACCTCCTGAAACCCATCGCTGTGGAAGGCAGCTCTAGAAAG ATAAAGACAGACATGGTCCTTGTGATGTGTAGGAAGAAGCGGGAGGAAAAATGGGAATGTCTcactcaagtggaaaaagaaagcaaagagaaaga GAAGGCTGCCTATGACACCTCAGACCCTAGTGAAGGGCTTATGAACCTTTTAAAAAAGATGTATGCAGAAGGGGATGATGAAATGAAGCGCACCATCAACAAGGCCTGGgttgaaagcagagaaaaacaatCCAAAGGGGACATGCCAATGGATATTTGA
- the RABGAP1L gene encoding rab GTPase-activating protein 1-like isoform X8: MRESQLQQEDPMDRYQRENRRLQEASMRLEQENDDLAHELVTSKIALRNDLDQAEDKADVLNKELLLTKQKLVETEEEKRKQEEETAQLKEVFRKQLEKAESEIKKTTAIIAEYKQICSQLSTRLEKQQAASKDELEVVKGKVMACKHCSEIFSKEGALKLPIVSTENKGIEMDDEKDALKKQLREMELELAQTKLQLVEAKCKIQELEHQRGALMNEIQAAKNSWFSKTLNSIKTATGTQPPQQSQPSLPPKESST, encoded by the exons aggGAAAACCGCAGGCTCCAAGAAGCAAGCATGCGGCTGGAGCAGGAGAATGATGACCTTGCCCATGAGCTTGTAACAAGCAAAATTGCCTTACGGAATGACCTGGACCAG GCTGAAGACAAAGCAGATGTTTTGAACAAGGAACTTCTCCTGACCAAACAGAAGCTAGTGGAGACTGAGGAGGAGAAACggaagcaggaagaggaaacTGCTCAG CTGAAGGAGGTCTTCAGGAAGCAGCTAGAGAAGGCAGAATCTGAGATCAAGAAAACCACAGCCATTATTGCAGAGTATAAACAG ATTTGTTCCCAGCTGAGTACCAGGCTGGAAAAACAACAAGCGGCCAGTAAAGATGAACTGGAAGTTGTGAAG GGTAAAGTGATGGCCTGCAAACACTGCAGCGAGATTTTCAGTAAGGAAGGGGCACTGAAGCTGCCTATTGTAAGCACAGAGAATAAGGGCATAGAAATGGATGATGAAAAGGATGCACTGAAGAAGCAACTGAGGGAGATGGAGCTGGAACTTGCACAGACCAAACTGCAACTTGTGGAAGCTAAGTGCAAAATTCAG GAGCTGGAGCACCAGAGAGGAGCCCTTATGAATGAAATCCAAGCTGCCAAAAACTCTTGGTTTAGCAAAACCCTGAACTCTATCAAAACGGCAACAGGCACACAGCCACCGCAGCAGTCTCAGCCATCCCTGCCACCAAAAGAGAGCAGTACATAG
- the RABGAP1L gene encoding rab GTPase-activating protein 1-like isoform X9, whose product MVESSVWSVTLQERENRRLQEASMRLEQENDDLAHELVTSKIALRNDLDQAEDKADVLNKELLLTKQKLVETEEEKRKQEEETAQLKEVFRKQLEKAESEIKKTTAIIAEYKQICSQLSTRLEKQQAASKDELEVVKGKVMACKHCSEIFSKEGALKLPIVSTENKGIEMDDEKDALKKQLREMELELAQTKLQLVEAKCKIQELEHQRGALMNEIQAAKNSWFSKTLNSIKTATGTQPPQQSQPSLPPKESST is encoded by the exons aggGAAAACCGCAGGCTCCAAGAAGCAAGCATGCGGCTGGAGCAGGAGAATGATGACCTTGCCCATGAGCTTGTAACAAGCAAAATTGCCTTACGGAATGACCTGGACCAG GCTGAAGACAAAGCAGATGTTTTGAACAAGGAACTTCTCCTGACCAAACAGAAGCTAGTGGAGACTGAGGAGGAGAAACggaagcaggaagaggaaacTGCTCAG CTGAAGGAGGTCTTCAGGAAGCAGCTAGAGAAGGCAGAATCTGAGATCAAGAAAACCACAGCCATTATTGCAGAGTATAAACAG ATTTGTTCCCAGCTGAGTACCAGGCTGGAAAAACAACAAGCGGCCAGTAAAGATGAACTGGAAGTTGTGAAG GGTAAAGTGATGGCCTGCAAACACTGCAGCGAGATTTTCAGTAAGGAAGGGGCACTGAAGCTGCCTATTGTAAGCACAGAGAATAAGGGCATAGAAATGGATGATGAAAAGGATGCACTGAAGAAGCAACTGAGGGAGATGGAGCTGGAACTTGCACAGACCAAACTGCAACTTGTGGAAGCTAAGTGCAAAATTCAG GAGCTGGAGCACCAGAGAGGAGCCCTTATGAATGAAATCCAAGCTGCCAAAAACTCTTGGTTTAGCAAAACCCTGAACTCTATCAAAACGGCAACAGGCACACAGCCACCGCAGCAGTCTCAGCCATCCCTGCCACCAAAAGAGAGCAGTACATAG
- the MRPS14 gene encoding small ribosomal subunit protein uS14m, translating to MAASRLLWALRAARQVLPSPCTSQVRSYYVDWRMLRDVKRRKLAYEYADERLRINAIRKNTILPKELQEVADKEIADLPRDSCPVRIHNRCVLTSRPRGVKRRWRLSRIVFRHFADHGEMSGIQRAMW from the exons ATGGCGGCCTCCCGGCTGTTGTGGGCGCTGCGGGCGGCTCGGCAG GTTCTCCCCTCGCCTTGCACTAGCCAAGTGCGGAGCTACTACGTGGACTGGAGGATGCTGCGGGATGTCAAGAGAAGGAAGCTGGCGTACGAGTACGCGGACGAGAGGCTGCGGATCAACGCCATCCGGAAGAACACCATCCTCCCCAAGGAGCTGCAG GAAGTGGCTGATAAAGAGATTGCTGACTTGCCCCGGGACAGCTGCCCTGTGAGGATCCACAATAGGTGTGTCCTGACATCCCGCCCTCGGGGGGTGAAGCGGCGCTGGAGGCTCAGCAGAATAGTTTTCCGCCATTTTGCTGACCATGGTGAGATGTCTGGGATACAGAGGGCTATGTGGTAG